In Thamnophis elegans isolate rThaEle1 chromosome 13, rThaEle1.pri, whole genome shotgun sequence, one DNA window encodes the following:
- the XBP1 gene encoding LOW QUALITY PROTEIN: X-box-binding protein 1 (The sequence of the model RefSeq protein was modified relative to this genomic sequence to represent the inferred CDS: deleted 2 bases in 1 codon) — protein MRGSRGGPQAQTPGRTVGAGSFRGSSVVKEEAEAATAGGMAPLPGPAAPPRLLLLPAASTAPAAAPGTPSPSPPPRKRQRLAHLSPEEKALRRKLKNRVAAQSARDRKKARMGELERQAVELETENQRLLAENRRLRERAHSLARENHDLRLRLGLPALKVETQEETASIAPEGAETGSSESAALRLRVPPEGTGPAVFCLPGGGEEEEEEDEGGLLLGTDSLASSDAESDLLLGILDSLDPDMFLHCSSSSNSQAAFLEKLQQEVCGEAAVPLPASTSPSVGPPKQDAINELIRFDHEYTKPFFLEIVSESATQEEVVASAPLPAPIRVKEEPADTLLPDLGLCHLLSPDQRPPSLLDAASDSGYEGSPSPPFSDLSSPVDADCSWEEAFAKELFPQLISV, from the exons ATGCGCGGAAGCCGCGGCGGACCGCAAGCGCAGACGCCCGGACGCACCGTCGGAGCAGGTTCCTTTCGGGGCTCGTCGGTGGTGAAGGAGGAGGCCGAGGCCGCCACCGCCGGTGGGATGGCTCCTCTGCCGGGCCCTGCGGCACCGCCGCGGCTCCTCCTGCTGCCGGCCGCATCGACGGCTCCGGCGGCCGCTCCAGGGACTCCCTCGCCTTCCCCGCCGCCCCGTAAGCGGCAGCGGCTGGCGCACCTCAGCCCGGAAGAGAAGGCCCTACGCCG GAAGCTGAAGAACCGCGTGGCGGCGCAGAGCGCTCGCGACCGCAAGAAGGCGCGCATGGGCGAGCTGGAGCGGCAGGCCGTCGAGCTGGAGACCGAG AACCAGAGGCTGCTGGCGGAGAACCGGCGTCTGCGGGAGCGCGCCCACAGCTTGGCGCGCGAGAATCACGATCTGCGCCTCCGTCTCGGGCTTCCGGCGCTGAAG GTGGAAACGCAGGAGGAGACAGCAAGCATCGCCCCTGAGGGGGCAGAGACCGGGTCTTCTGAGTCCGCAGCACTTAGACTACGTGTTCCTCCG GAAGGGACAGGCCCAGCAGTCTTCTGCCTCCCcggtgggggagaggaggaggaggaagaggacgaagGCGGCCTCCTCCTGGGCACAGACAGCCTGGCTTCTTCAGATGCTGAG TCTGATCTCCTCCTGGGCATTTTGGACAGTCTGGACCCAGACATGTTCCTgcactgcagcagcagcagcaactccCAGGCAGCCTTCCTGGAGAAGCTGCAGCAGGAAGTGTGTGGAGAAGCAGCTGTTCCCTTACCTGCCTCCACCAGCCCCTCCGTGGGGCCACCCAAGCAAGACGCCATTAATGAACTGATCCGCTTTGATCACGAATACACCAAGCCATTCTTCCTGGAGATCGTATCTGAGTCGGCCACCCAGGAGGAAGTGGTGGCTTCtgctcccctgccagcccccaTCCGTGTGAAGGAGGAGCCTGCAGACACCCTCTTGCCTGACCTGGGCCTCTGCCACCTGCTCTCTCCAGACCAGAGGCCCCCCTCTCTGCTGGATGCCGCCAGTGACTCCGGCTACGAAGGCTCACCCTCCCCCCCGTTCAGTGACCTGTCCTCTCCTGTGGACGCAGACTGCAGCTGGGAGGAGGCCTTCGCCAAGGAGCTGTTTCCTCAGCTGATCAGTGTGTGA
- the CCDC117 gene encoding coiled-coil domain-containing protein 117 isoform X1 — protein sequence MPGPPPSSPQPPTPPARTAPTTPGKPRARLRHLPASAARLGHVLEAARRRPPPHTPSGAAGTAMASGPLPSAFPPPPPLAPRPRARRLAALGPARPLLGARASSASPGGAPPRLWRKHRMEEEPEGCPPGKRAAAAAAAAAWPCCSGATPGPPEAPCEEMEQVGAEQQCEAARRRLQEIEDRITEEEEEEEEGLAGRPEGHLPTLVLSHTLQTGLKQDYEGILTKKIIESMSRPSMELVLWKPLPEFLPEKERPACIKSYKPSVPQRHLGKLAALEAAFPSQTDKFLTQSQQAEMPLAHFGAVGSSGPAEEEMEL from the exons ATGCCGGGCCCGCCCCcatcctccccccaaccccccacgcCTCCGGCCCGCACAGCGCCTACGACTCCCGGCAAGCCTCGCGCGCGCCTCCGTCACCTGCCGGCGTCTGCGGCGCGCCTGGGTCACGTGCTCGAGGCCGCCCGGCGGCGGCCCCCTCCACACACCCCGAGCGGAGCGGCCGGCACCGCCATGGCCTCCGGGCCGCTGCCCAGCGCcttcccgccgccgccgccgctggcCCCGCGTCCCCGCGCCCGCCGCCTCGCCGCCCTAGGGCCGGCCAGACCTCTGCTTGGCGCGCGGGCCTCGTCGGCCAGCCCGGGCGGCGCCCCGCCTCGCCTATGGAGGAAGCACCGGATGGAGGAAGAGCCGGAGGG GTGCCCCCCGGGCaagagggcggcggcggcggcggcggcggcggcatggCCGTGCTGCTCGGGGGCGACCCCCGGCCCGCCGGAAGCGCCCTGCGAGGAAATGGAGCAGGTCGGGGCGGAGCAGCAGTGCGAGGCTGCCCGTCGGAGGCTGCAGGAGATCGAGGACAG GATCaccgaagaagaggaggaggaggaggagggacttGCAGGCCGGCCCGAGGGCCACCTGCCCACCCTGGTCCTGTCCCACACACTGCAAACCGGACTGAAGCAAGACTACGAAGGAATCTTGACCAAGAAAATCATTGAGTCCAT gaGCCGTCCATCAATGGAGCTGGTGCTTTGGAAGCCTCTCCCTGAATTTCTCCCTGAAAAAGAACGTCCGGCTTGTATTAAGAGCTACAAGCCATCGGTCCCACAAAGACACCTTGGAAAGCTAGCAGCCTTGGAAGCTGCCTTTCCCTCACAGACAGACAAATTCCTGACACAGTCTCAGCAAGCAGAAATGCCCTTGGCCCACTTCGGGGCAGTTGGATCAAGTGGGCCTGCGGAAGAAGAGATGGAGCTGTAG
- the CCDC117 gene encoding coiled-coil domain-containing protein 117 isoform X2, with protein sequence MEQVGAEQQCEAARRRLQEIEDRITEEEEEEEEGLAGRPEGHLPTLVLSHTLQTGLKQDYEGILTKKIIESMSRPSMELVLWKPLPEFLPEKERPACIKSYKPSVPQRHLGKLAALEAAFPSQTDKFLTQSQQAEMPLAHFGAVGSSGPAEEEMEL encoded by the exons ATGGAGCAGGTCGGGGCGGAGCAGCAGTGCGAGGCTGCCCGTCGGAGGCTGCAGGAGATCGAGGACAG GATCaccgaagaagaggaggaggaggaggagggacttGCAGGCCGGCCCGAGGGCCACCTGCCCACCCTGGTCCTGTCCCACACACTGCAAACCGGACTGAAGCAAGACTACGAAGGAATCTTGACCAAGAAAATCATTGAGTCCAT gaGCCGTCCATCAATGGAGCTGGTGCTTTGGAAGCCTCTCCCTGAATTTCTCCCTGAAAAAGAACGTCCGGCTTGTATTAAGAGCTACAAGCCATCGGTCCCACAAAGACACCTTGGAAAGCTAGCAGCCTTGGAAGCTGCCTTTCCCTCACAGACAGACAAATTCCTGACACAGTCTCAGCAAGCAGAAATGCCCTTGGCCCACTTCGGGGCAGTTGGATCAAGTGGGCCTGCGGAAGAAGAGATGGAGCTGTAG
- the LOC116516497 gene encoding solute carrier family 2, facilitated glucose transporter member 11-like, whose protein sequence is MERQPLVRGAEARRSPRRQLPTWTLLGTVCAAGIGGTFQYGYNVSLISAPTQHIHKFLNDTWLSRYQTKLSPSVLTLLWSTIASIFSLGGFFGAHLGGVMAGLLGRKGTLLMNNLLALFAATLMGASFPTGLFELLIVGRFLIGMNTGIGLCVQPLYIGEAAPRHLRGAMATGSSIFLTGGILTGQVMGLRELLGGEERWPLLLSSCGLPAIIQLLSLPWFPESPRFTLLDQGDEAKGVKALKRFHGPLRYHKELEDIQRENIALGGEKARKPWELFADRSIRWQLIAVICLTMGQQLSGINAIYFYASYVFAETGISPEKIPYVTLGTGMCECLTALTCGLLVESLGRRALILGGYCLMMLWCIILTISLTFQVYAWAPYLSMACIFAFILSFGLGPGGVTTILTTELFMQSSRPAAYTIAGSVSWLSFFTVGMLFPFIVKGLKHYCFIVFLLECSAVATFIFCVIPETKNKTFLEIKREFHKLNFRRVKEPDEELHERQRFCLEV, encoded by the exons ATGGAGCGGCAGCCGCTGGTCCGCGGGGCCGAAGCCCGCCGGAGTCCCCGGCGCCAG CTCCCAACCTGGACCCTCCTTGGTACCGTGTGTGCAGCTGGCATTGGAGGAACATTTCAGTACGGATACAACGTTTCTCTCATCAGTGCCCCCACTCAG CACATCCACAAGTTCCTCAATGATACCTGGCTGAGCCGTTACCAGACCAAGCTGAGTCCCAGCGTGCTGACTCTCCTCTGGTCCACCATTGCTTCCATTTTTTCCCTAGGCGGGTTCTTTGGGGCTCACCTTGGGGGCGTCATGGCTGGTTTGCTGGGCAG GAAAGGAACTCTGCTGATGAACAACCTCCTTGCCCTCTTTGCTGCCACCCTGATGGGGGCCAGCTTCCCAACGGGGCTCTTTGAATTGCTGATCGTTGGGAGATTTCTGATCGGAATGAATACAG GCATTGGGCTGTGTGTGCAGCCTCTCTATATAGGTGAAGCTGCCCCTAGGCACCTTCGAGGGGCCATGGCAACGGGCAGTTCCATCTTCCTGACAGGAGGTATTTTGACAGGGCAAGTGATGGGTCTAAG GGAGCTGCTGGGGGGAGAGGAGCGCTGGCCCCTCCTGCTCTCAAGCTGTGGCCTGCCTGCCATAATCCAACTCCTGAGCCTTCCCTGGTTTCCAGAGAGTCCCCGTTTCACATTGCTAGACCAGGGGGACGAGGCCAAAGGCGTGAAAG CACTGAAGCGTTTCCATGGCCCTCTGCGCTACCACAAGGAGCTGGAGGACATCCAGAGAGAGAACATTGCCCTCGGAGGGGAGAAGGCAAGGAAGCCCTGGGAGCTGTTTGCCGACCGCAGCATCCGCTGGCAGCTGATTGCAGTCATCTGCCTGACCATGGGCCAGCAGCTCAGTGGGATCAACGCA atttacTTTTATGCCAGTTACGTCTTTGCAGAGACAGGGATTTCCCCCGAGAAGATCCCCTATGTAACTTTAGGTACAGGGATGTGTGAATGCCTCACTGCCCTCACCTGT ggCTTGCTAGTTGAATCCTTGGGGAGAAGAGCTTTGATCCTGGGAGGCTACTGCCTTATGATGCTTTGGTGCATCATCCTGACCATCTCCCTGACCTTCCAG GTGTATGCATGGGCACCATATCTGAGCATGGCTTGCATATTTGCCTTCATCTTGAGCTTTGGCCTGGGACCAG GTGGCGTGACAACCATTTTGACGACCGAATTGTTCATGCAGTCCTCACGCCCTGCCGCGTACACCATTGCAGGATCAGTGAGCTGGCTAAGCTTCTTCACTGTTGGCATGCTCTTCCCATTTATTGTG AAAGGCCTGAAGCACTACTGCTTCATTGTGTTTTTGCTAGAATGCAGCGCAGTGGCCACTTTCATTTTCTGTGTTATTCCCGAGACAAAGAACAAAACCTTTCTAGAAATTAAGAGGGAATTTCACAAGCTCAACTTCAGGAGAGTCAAAGAGCCGGATGAagaattgcatgagagacaacGGTTTTGCCTAGAGGTCTAG